In Pangasianodon hypophthalmus isolate fPanHyp1 chromosome 29, fPanHyp1.pri, whole genome shotgun sequence, one genomic interval encodes:
- the sh3bgrl3 gene encoding SH3 domain-binding glutamic acid-rich-like protein 3, which produces MGVKLYYTTVTASREVKSQQGEVMRILESKNIRFELIDISVGGDVRDEMRTKSGNPKAAPPQIFNEDQYCGDYEMFSEAVESDTVEKFLKIA; this is translated from the exons ATGGGTGTTAAACTGTACTACACGACCGTCACCGCTTCAAGAGAG GTGAAATCCCAGCAGGGTGAAGTGATGCGCATATTAGAGAGTAAGAACATCCGGTTTGAACTGATTGACATTTCTGTGGGCGGGGACGTCCGGGATGAGATGAGAACCAAGTCGGGTAACCCTAAAGCTGCCCCTCCGCAGATTTTCAATGAAGATCAGTACTGTGGG GACTATGAAATGTTTTCTGAGGCGGTAGAGTCGGACACAGTGGAGAAGTTTCTCAAGATTGCATGA